One Desulfomicrobium apsheronum genomic window, AGTAAAATGGTGTGCCCCGCGCGGCGCAGGTTTCGAAGCTGCTCGCCCACGGCTGCGGTTTCCTCGGCGTTCAGCCCGGCCACGGGTTCGTCCAGGAGCAACAGCTTCGGCCTGCCCACAATGGCCCGCGCCAGCTCGACCCGTTTTTTGTCGCCGTAAGCCAGCACTCCGGCGGGCCAGCCCGCCTTGTCCGCCAGTCCGAACTGGTCCAGCGCCTCAAGGGCTCTGAGCCGCAGCCGTCGCTCGCGGTGCCGCAGGTAGGGCAGGCGCAGCATGGCCATGATCATGGACTCGCCGCCTTCTCGGGTCAGGCCGGTCAGCACGTTGTCCAGCACCGAAAGGCGCGGGAAAAGGCGCAGATTCTGAAAGGTACGGTGAATGCCCAGACGTGTGATGCGGTGCGCCGGAAGCCCCGCGATTTCCTGATCCATGAAGCGGATGGATCCGTTCGTGGGGGAGAGCACGCCGGTCATGCAGTTGATGAGCGTGCTCTTGCCCGCGCCGTTGGGGCCGATGAGTGCGGTCAGCTGGCCGGCGGGTACGCTCATGCATACGTCCTGCAGGGCGGGCAGGCCCCCGAAGAATTTGCTCAAACCGTCAAGCCGCAGCATGGTCGCGCCTCCACAGGGCCATCCGCACCCGGATCATGTCGGTCAGGCCCGTGATCAGGCCCTGGGGCAAAAACATGAGCACCAGCACGAGAATGCCGCCGTGCACGAAGTCCTTGTAGGTATCGAAGACCTCCATCCATTCCGGGAGCAGGGTCAAAAAGGCCGCGCCGAAAACCGAACCCCAAATGGAGCCCATCCCGCCGACAACGACCATGATGACCATGTCCGTGGAGGTGAAGATGCCGAAGGTGTCCGGGCTCACGTAGGAATAGCAGTGCGCGAAGAGGCTTCCGGCCAGGGACGCGAGCACGGCCGAGAGCACAAAGACCTTGACCTTGGCGGCGCGGGTGTCGACGCCCAGGCTCGCCGCCGCCGTCTCGTCCCCGGCCAGGGCGGCCAGTCCCCGGCCAACGCCGCTGCGCACCAGATTGAGGCACAGCAGCAGACAGGCCATGGTGAATCCCCACAACAGATAGTGCAGGCTGACCGGATCATCGAAGACCACGTCGGCCACGGACAGGCTGGGGATGCCCGCGAATCCGCTGGGCCCGCCGGTGACCTCGTCCCACTGCAAGAGGATGGTGTGCACGACGTAGTTCAATCCGAGGGTGGCCATGGCCAGATAGTGGCCCGAGAGGCGCAGGACCGGGATACCCACGCCCAAGGCGACAAGGCCCACCAGCGCCGCGACCAGAAACATGGACGGCCAGGGAGGCAGGCCGAAGGTGACGGTGGCGATGGCCGAACCGTAGGCGCCAAGGCCGAAAAATGCGGCATGTCCAAGGGAGATCTGTCCGGCATAGCCAATGAACAGGTTCAGGCCCAGCACAACGATGGCGTTGATGGCGATGAGATTGGTCAGGCCCAGGGTGTAGGGGTTGTCCTCAATGTAGGGGAAGAGGATCAGGGCCGCGGCCATGATGGTTGCGAAAAGGCCTGTCCGGTGCAGGGAGAGGAAGTAGAGAAGGTTTTGTCTGCCGGTCATGAGCGTCCTTGAAGAATGGTGTCGTCTGGGCCGGGAAAGTATAATCGATTTGGCCGGGGGTAAAGTCTGTAAATTAGTGTTTTGCTGTGAAGAAGTCGAGAACGCCAAGAGAGGGTGGCCAAGAGGGTAGGCCATCAACGATGCGTTGCCACGTCATCCGTCGTAGGGGCAGGCCTACGTGCCTGCCCTTTTTCGATCCATGGCGTCGGCCTGGCGGGATGGGATCGTCGCTTGCCGAAACTCCTTCGCGGGCCTCGTAAGGTTTGGCCGCCGCGTGCAGGACGCGCGGATCGAGAGGCGCGGCCAGCGACTGCCAAACCAACGATGCCTGGCTCAGTCAGACAGTCGTCAAACGACGATCCCATCCCGCCAAGCCTTGGTCATGAGCACGAGCTTGAAAAATGTTTCAAAGATCCTGGGAGTGCCGGTTCGTTTCGGAGCCTCAACGAACGATCCGGGCGGGAATCCATCTTTCCGAGAATTTTGTTTTTCGAATTCGTGAGCGGTCTCTCGACAAAAAACCAGGCAATTACTGTTGATAAAGGATGAGGGGCGCTCCTATTTTCCCAAAAATCCCTTGGGGCGGACGAAGAGGACCAGCAGCAGGACCACGAAAGCGACGACATCCTTGTAGGCGCTGGAAATATAGCCCGCCGAGAGGGATTCCAGAAGTCCGAGGCCCAGGCCGCCAAGGATGGCTCCGGGGAAGGAGCCGAAGCCGCCGAGAATGGCGGCGGCGAAGCCCTTGAGACCCAGCAGCACTCCCACGTCGTAATTGAGGGTGGTGATGGGCGTGACCAGCACTCCGGCCAGGCCGCCCAGCGCTCCGGCGATGGCGTAGCTGGTCAGGCGGATGCGGCCCGAGGCAATGCCGACCACGGCTGCGGCCGTGGGATTGGAGGCCACGGCGCGCATGCACAGGCCCAGGGACGTCTTGTGGAAGAACCAGGTCAGGACGGTGATGGCCACGACGGTCAGGCCCAGAATCCACAGGGCCTGCGGCAGCACGCTCGCGCCCAGGATCTGGACCGGGACATCCGGGGTCAGCGGGGGGAGCGCCATGCGGTTCTTGCCCCACACGATCTTAATGATGCCGCGCAGGATGATGGACAGGCCCACGGTCAGAAAGATGAGCACCAGATGGTTGTCCGACCTGGCTGGACGCAGTCCCACCCGTTCGACGACCATGGCCACCAAGGCCACCAGACAGACGGCCAAGACGAGAGCCGGGACGGTCGGCAGACCCAGGGCAAAGAGCGCCGAGAACATGAACATTCCGCCCAGGGTGACAAAATCGACCTGGATGAAGTTGACGATGCCCATGGTGTTGCTGACCACGCAGAAGCCCAGCGCGATGAGCGCATAGATGGCTCCGCCCGTCAGGCCGCTGAAAATATACTGCAGGAGATCCGTGTACAAAATTGTTTCCAACTGCTTGAAATGTGAAGGTGAGGCAACGTAGTCGAGAAGCAGCCGAATTTCAAGGATCATCACCTGTCTGAACCTGCGTGACTGCGCCGGTCTCCGCAGGTCGGAATCGAATCGCCAGGCCCGACCCGGAAATCAGCGACACGGGAGCCATGGCCTTGAGACGATGCAGAACGATAATGGTGCGCATTTTTTTGTCCTACATATATTGTATGACAATATCGTGGATGGATTTTTGCGTTATCAAAAAGTTGCCAGTGCGATTTTTCTGAGAGCAACGGGGACTTGTCCTGAAGAAATGGCCCTGAACAAAACTTCTCTTGGATAAATGCTTTGACTTCCCGAGCATCCTGGGAAAAAATGTCTTACAAAAAATGCTTGCCCACAAAAAGTCGGCTACTATACGATAGTCAAAGAGTTTTTTGGTTTTAAATCATGCTGTTCGTCTGTTTGACATCGTCATTCGAGCTTGGAGTCGAGGAGCGGGACAGGAAAGCGGTCATCCGTGATTTTGTTCTGGGGTTCTTGTCAAAGTTTCATGTTTTTTACCACGAGGCATGTTTGAACTCATCCCCTGTTTTTTTTCATAAACCTTCCAGCATCTGGACTACATGATGGCGATGTCGCAACTTTGCGGAGCCTTTCATGGCTCTTGATCCAACTTCACGGCAAGTCTCGCAGTTCCACAGGTTGCAGGATGTGGAAGATCTT contains:
- a CDS encoding branched-chain amino acid ABC transporter permease — translated: MYTDLLQYIFSGLTGGAIYALIALGFCVVSNTMGIVNFIQVDFVTLGGMFMFSALFALGLPTVPALVLAVCLVALVAMVVERVGLRPARSDNHLVLIFLTVGLSIILRGIIKIVWGKNRMALPPLTPDVPVQILGASVLPQALWILGLTVVAITVLTWFFHKTSLGLCMRAVASNPTAAAVVGIASGRIRLTSYAIAGALGGLAGVLVTPITTLNYDVGVLLGLKGFAAAILGGFGSFPGAILGGLGLGLLESLSAGYISSAYKDVVAFVVLLLVLFVRPKGFLGK
- a CDS encoding ABC transporter ATP-binding protein, translating into MLRLDGLSKFFGGLPALQDVCMSVPAGQLTALIGPNGAGKSTLINCMTGVLSPTNGSIRFMDQEIAGLPAHRITRLGIHRTFQNLRLFPRLSVLDNVLTGLTREGGESMIMAMLRLPYLRHRERRLRLRALEALDQFGLADKAGWPAGVLAYGDKKRVELARAIVGRPKLLLLDEPVAGLNAEETAAVGEQLRNLRRAGHTILLVEHDMDLVMNIADLVVVLDSGCCIATGTADEVRRNPLVLEAYLGRMEATA
- a CDS encoding branched-chain amino acid ABC transporter permease, whose amino-acid sequence is MTGRQNLLYFLSLHRTGLFATIMAAALILFPYIEDNPYTLGLTNLIAINAIVVLGLNLFIGYAGQISLGHAAFFGLGAYGSAIATVTFGLPPWPSMFLVAALVGLVALGVGIPVLRLSGHYLAMATLGLNYVVHTILLQWDEVTGGPSGFAGIPSLSVADVVFDDPVSLHYLLWGFTMACLLLCLNLVRSGVGRGLAALAGDETAAASLGVDTRAAKVKVFVLSAVLASLAGSLFAHCYSYVSPDTFGIFTSTDMVIMVVVGGMGSIWGSVFGAAFLTLLPEWMEVFDTYKDFVHGGILVLVLMFLPQGLITGLTDMIRVRMALWRRDHAAA